A window of Xylophilus sp. GW821-FHT01B05 contains these coding sequences:
- a CDS encoding tryptophan--tRNA ligase, which yields MRPTRFLTGITTTGTPHLGNYVGSIRPAVAASRQANVESFYFLADYHALIKCDEPARIQRSTLEIAASWIAAGLDPERVTFYRQSDIPEIPELTWLLTCVTGKGLLNRAHAYKASVDKNNAAGNDPDTDVTAGLFMYPVLMAADILLFQAHKVPVGRDQIQHIEMARDIAASFNHLYGEHLVQPEAAIEESVATLPGLDGRKMSKSYDNTIPLFSPRDELKRRIASIVTDSRAPGEPKDTEGSALFQIYQAFASAEETAALRQAYAEGIAWGDAKQQLFERIDREVAPMRATYESLMANPARVEELLQAGALKARRLTTPLMLTLREAVGLRRLGAATAAAKPEKAARTSLPLFKQYREADGQFRFKLQDAQGELLLQSRAYAGPRDAAQAIAALQQPGADLTALLADCADGTADAAAIATALQALAAAKA from the coding sequence ATGCGTCCTACGCGCTTCCTGACCGGCATCACCACCACCGGCACGCCCCACCTCGGCAACTACGTCGGCTCGATCCGCCCTGCGGTTGCGGCCAGCCGGCAGGCCAATGTCGAGAGCTTCTACTTCCTGGCCGACTACCACGCGCTGATCAAGTGCGACGAGCCGGCGCGCATCCAGCGCTCTACCCTGGAGATCGCCGCCAGTTGGATCGCCGCCGGGCTGGACCCGGAGCGCGTCACCTTCTACCGCCAGTCCGACATCCCCGAAATCCCCGAGCTGACCTGGCTGCTGACCTGCGTCACCGGCAAGGGCCTGCTCAACCGCGCACATGCCTACAAGGCATCCGTCGACAAGAACAACGCCGCGGGGAACGACCCGGACACCGACGTCACCGCCGGCCTGTTCATGTACCCGGTGCTGATGGCCGCAGACATCCTGCTGTTCCAGGCGCACAAGGTGCCGGTCGGCCGCGACCAGATCCAGCACATAGAGATGGCGCGCGACATCGCCGCCAGCTTCAACCACCTCTACGGCGAGCACCTGGTGCAGCCCGAGGCGGCGATTGAAGAGTCCGTCGCCACTCTGCCCGGCCTCGACGGCCGCAAGATGAGCAAGAGCTACGACAACACGATCCCGCTGTTTTCGCCGCGTGACGAGCTCAAGCGCCGCATCGCCTCGATCGTGACCGACTCACGCGCGCCCGGCGAGCCCAAGGACACCGAAGGCTCGGCGCTGTTCCAGATCTACCAGGCCTTTGCCTCGGCCGAAGAAACCGCCGCGCTGCGCCAGGCCTATGCCGAGGGCATCGCCTGGGGCGACGCCAAGCAGCAGTTGTTCGAGCGCATCGACCGCGAAGTCGCGCCCATGCGCGCCACCTACGAATCGCTCATGGCCAACCCGGCCCGTGTCGAAGAGCTGCTGCAGGCCGGCGCCCTCAAGGCACGCCGCCTGACCACGCCGCTGATGCTCACCCTGCGCGAAGCCGTCGGCCTGCGCCGCCTGGGCGCGGCCACCGCCGCCGCCAAGCCGGAGAAAGCTGCCCGCACCAGCCTGCCGCTGTTCAAGCAATACCGCGAGGCCGACGGCCAGTTCCGCTTCAAGCTGCAAGACGCCCAAGGCGAGCTGTTGCTGCAAAGCCGCGCCTACGCCGGCCCACGCGACGCCGCCCAGGCCATCGCCGCCCTGCAGCAACCCGGCGCCGACCTGACCGCCCTGCTGGCCGACTGCGCCGACGGCACGGCCGACGCCGCGGCCATCGCCACCGCCCTGCAAGCCCTGGCCGCAGCAAAAGCCTGA
- a CDS encoding transporter substrate-binding domain-containing protein — protein MLTLAGSALLAGLGAAHAQSALDQIGKTKVVRIGIPADYPPYGFVGPDMQPQGLDVDMARYIAAALAARAELVPVTSTNRVPYLQTGKVDIMVSTLARNAEREKVIDFTKTAYSPFISGVFASKDLSIKSMADMVGKSIGVTRGTIEDQNVTSMLPADAKILRFEDHAATMSAFAAGQVQAVGISQPAVEALLRRSPQMAIEYKLPISLSPNFVGVPKGEAALLDRVEQIVREARSSGEVERLSLKWLKRSAGDLPQ, from the coding sequence GTGCTCACGCTGGCCGGCTCGGCGCTGTTGGCAGGCCTGGGTGCAGCCCATGCGCAGTCTGCACTGGATCAGATCGGTAAGACGAAAGTGGTGCGCATCGGCATACCGGCAGACTACCCACCTTACGGCTTCGTGGGGCCTGATATGCAGCCGCAGGGCCTGGATGTCGACATGGCGCGTTACATCGCGGCCGCGTTGGCCGCGCGGGCAGAACTGGTGCCCGTGACCAGCACTAACCGCGTGCCCTACCTGCAGACCGGCAAGGTTGACATCATGGTCTCCACGCTGGCACGCAATGCCGAGCGCGAGAAGGTCATAGACTTTACGAAGACCGCCTATTCGCCTTTCATCAGCGGCGTGTTTGCCAGCAAGGACCTGAGCATCAAGAGCATGGCTGACATGGTGGGCAAAAGCATAGGCGTGACCCGCGGCACCATTGAAGACCAGAACGTCACCAGCATGCTGCCGGCCGACGCGAAGATCCTGCGCTTCGAGGACCATGCCGCGACGATGTCGGCGTTCGCGGCGGGCCAGGTGCAGGCGGTCGGCATCAGCCAGCCAGCGGTCGAAGCCTTGCTGCGCCGCAGCCCGCAAATGGCTATTGAATACAAGCTACCCATCAGCCTGAGCCCGAACTTCGTCGGTGTGCCCAAGGGGGAGGCCGCTCTGCTCGACAGGGTGGAGCAGATAGTCCGCGAGGCGCGAAGCTCGGGTGAGGTGGAGCGGCTATCGCTGAAGTGGCTCAAGCGTTCCGCTGGAGATTTGCCGCAGTAA
- a CDS encoding DMT family transporter: MPLPGSVVGILLAVTATACFATLDTSTKVAGASVPVVMALWFRYAFQAWSTTAAIVPSRGFRALRTTHWRFQCLRGLLLVMTSVFSFFSLRHMPVGEFTAIAMVTPLAITLLAATVLKEQVSPLRWMLVAGGFGGTLLVLRPGGDSFGWAILLPLGLVLSNAWFQVLTSRLAQTEDPMVMQFYSGWVGTLLTSGLLPFVWVTPDKGSVWLALGLMGLMGTVGHYLLTLAYGRTPASTLMPFLYSQIGFAMLAGWIMFSHVPDSTSVTGMVLIAICGGLGAWLTVRESRIVVQPAES, translated from the coding sequence ATGCCCTTGCCCGGTTCGGTGGTCGGCATTCTGCTGGCCGTCACAGCCACCGCCTGCTTCGCCACCCTGGACACCAGCACCAAGGTCGCCGGCGCCAGCGTACCGGTGGTGATGGCACTGTGGTTCCGCTATGCGTTCCAGGCCTGGTCCACCACGGCAGCCATCGTGCCTTCGCGCGGGTTCCGCGCGCTGCGCACCACGCACTGGCGCTTCCAGTGCCTGCGCGGCCTGCTGCTGGTCATGACCAGCGTGTTCTCTTTCTTCAGCCTGCGCCATATGCCGGTGGGTGAATTCACCGCCATCGCCATGGTCACGCCGCTGGCCATCACGCTGCTGGCCGCAACAGTGCTGAAAGAGCAGGTGTCGCCGCTGCGCTGGATGCTGGTGGCCGGCGGCTTTGGCGGCACCCTGCTGGTGCTGCGGCCCGGCGGCGACAGCTTTGGCTGGGCCATCCTGCTGCCCCTGGGCCTGGTGCTCAGCAACGCCTGGTTCCAGGTGCTGACCAGCCGCCTGGCGCAAACCGAAGATCCGATGGTGATGCAGTTCTACAGCGGCTGGGTCGGCACGCTGCTGACCTCGGGCCTGCTGCCCTTTGTCTGGGTCACGCCCGACAAGGGTTCGGTCTGGCTGGCGCTGGGCCTGATGGGCCTCATGGGCACCGTCGGCCACTACCTGCTGACACTGGCCTATGGCCGCACGCCGGCCTCTACCCTCATGCCCTTTCTCTACAGCCAGATTGGCTTTGCCATGCTGGCGGGCTGGATCATGTTCAGCCACGTGCCGGACAGCACCTCGGTCACCGGCATGGTGCTGATCGCCATCTGCGGCGGCCTGGGCGCCTGGCTCACGGTGCGCGAAAGCCGTATCGTGGTGCAACCGGCTGAATCTTGA
- a CDS encoding YigZ family protein, with protein MPWTLAAPSHSELILKKSRFIGCVEAVEDRPAAQRRVAELRAQHPGAAHVCWALLAGGQSAAVDDGEPGGTAGRPMLDVLRHQDLQGVLATVVRYFGGVKLGAGGLVRAYTDSIAQALLQAQKIPVQRLLTQACEVPYALEGAVRRELDAANATLLDVQHGSTVQLRWRLPDSAAAALAQRLEERGQGRLAWLPDAD; from the coding sequence GTGCCCTGGACGCTGGCCGCGCCAAGCCATAGCGAGCTGATCCTCAAGAAAAGCCGCTTCATCGGCTGCGTCGAAGCCGTAGAAGACCGGCCTGCCGCCCAGCGGCGCGTAGCCGAGCTGCGCGCCCAACACCCCGGCGCCGCCCATGTCTGCTGGGCCCTGCTGGCCGGCGGCCAGTCGGCCGCCGTCGACGACGGTGAACCCGGCGGCACCGCCGGCCGCCCCATGCTCGACGTGCTGCGCCACCAGGACCTGCAAGGCGTGCTGGCCACCGTGGTGCGCTACTTCGGCGGCGTCAAGCTGGGCGCCGGCGGCCTGGTGCGGGCCTATACCGACAGCATCGCCCAGGCCCTGCTGCAGGCCCAGAAAATCCCGGTGCAGCGTCTGCTCACCCAAGCCTGCGAAGTGCCCTATGCGCTGGAAGGCGCCGTGCGGCGCGAGCTGGACGCCGCCAATGCCACGCTGCTGGACGTGCAACACGGCAGCACCGTGCAACTGCGCTGGCGCCTGCCGGACAGCGCCGCAGCAGCGCTGGCACAACGGCTCGAAGAACGCGGCCAGGGGCGCCTGGCCTGGCTTCCGGACGCGGACTAG
- a CDS encoding L-threonylcarbamoyladenylate synthase: MAQYFEVHPDNPQPRLLKQAAALLQRGGVAAVPTDSSYALVCRLDDKDAADALRRIRQVDERHHLTLLCRDLSELASYARVDNRQYRLLKLGTPGAYTFLLEATKEVPRRLSHPQRKTIGLRVPDHRVLQELLAQHGAPLLATTLIPAGETDSLNDAQTIRARYEKLLAAVVDAGACPAQPTTVIDLVPMDAGGEPVVVRRGGGSLAALGLTEE, encoded by the coding sequence ATGGCCCAGTACTTCGAAGTCCACCCCGACAACCCGCAGCCGCGCCTGCTCAAGCAGGCTGCGGCGCTATTGCAGCGCGGCGGTGTCGCCGCCGTACCAACCGACTCCAGCTACGCGCTGGTCTGCCGCCTGGACGACAAGGACGCGGCCGACGCCCTGCGCCGCATCCGCCAGGTCGACGAGCGCCACCACCTGACCCTGCTCTGCCGCGACCTGAGCGAGCTGGCCAGCTATGCGCGTGTGGACAACCGCCAGTACCGGCTGCTGAAGCTCGGCACGCCCGGCGCCTACACCTTTTTGCTGGAAGCGACCAAGGAAGTACCGCGCCGCCTGAGCCACCCGCAGCGCAAGACCATAGGCCTGCGCGTACCAGACCACCGCGTGCTGCAAGAGTTGCTGGCCCAGCACGGCGCGCCGCTGCTGGCCACCACCCTCATCCCCGCTGGCGAGACCGATTCGTTGAACGACGCCCAGACCATCCGCGCCCGCTACGAGAAGCTGCTGGCGGCCGTGGTCGATGCCGGCGCCTGCCCGGCCCAACCCACCACCGTGATCGACCTGGTGCCCATGGATGCGGGTGGCGAGCCGGTAGTGGTGCGCCGCGGCGGCGGCAGCCTGGCAGCGCTGGGCCTGACCGAAGAATGA
- a CDS encoding site-2 protease family protein, with protein sequence MDFSNLIQTVLIYALPVLFAITVHEAAHGYAARHFGDNTALMLGRITLNPFKHIDPVGTILMPLMLYFATSGAFLFGYAKPVPVNFGHLRNPKRDMVWVALAGPASNFVQAILWALVLVLLAALGVQERFFQEMARAGVLVNLVMCAFNLFPLPPLDGGRVLVGLLPWKQAQLLSRLEPYGFFIVLALVVTGIVSRFWLQPLMSVGYSIINLLISPLVALLR encoded by the coding sequence GTGGACTTCTCCAACCTTATCCAGACCGTTCTCATCTACGCCCTGCCGGTGCTGTTTGCCATCACCGTGCACGAAGCAGCGCACGGCTATGCCGCGCGCCACTTCGGCGACAACACGGCGCTGATGCTGGGCCGCATCACGCTCAACCCGTTCAAGCACATAGACCCGGTCGGCACCATCCTGATGCCGCTGATGCTGTACTTTGCGACCTCGGGCGCCTTCCTGTTCGGCTATGCCAAGCCGGTGCCGGTCAACTTCGGCCACCTGCGCAATCCCAAGCGCGACATGGTCTGGGTGGCGCTGGCCGGGCCTGCCTCCAACTTCGTGCAGGCCATCCTGTGGGCGCTGGTGCTGGTGCTGCTGGCCGCGTTGGGCGTGCAAGAGCGCTTCTTCCAGGAGATGGCGCGCGCCGGCGTGCTGGTGAACCTGGTCATGTGCGCCTTCAACCTGTTCCCGCTGCCGCCGCTGGACGGCGGGCGCGTGCTGGTCGGCCTGCTGCCCTGGAAGCAGGCGCAGTTGCTGTCGCGCCTGGAGCCCTACGGCTTCTTCATCGTGCTGGCGCTGGTCGTCACCGGCATCGTCAGCCGCTTCTGGCTGCAACCGCTGATGTCCGTCGGCTACAGCATCATCAACCTGCTGATCTCGCCGCTGGTCGCGCTGCTGCGCTGA